The following are from one region of the Silene latifolia isolate original U9 population chromosome 9, ASM4854445v1, whole genome shotgun sequence genome:
- the LOC141598515 gene encoding uncharacterized protein LOC141598515: MNDSAVPMGVDLPFRQTGLHLIKTRLKDAQKFNDPKHLQTLDELAKKFEQKVFVKATSRDEYIKIIEKKLAHITNMRPASPITGNPLERNVIPRPIIQSSSAQQNFNQNPNLVSSKYQPSRMQIPAMQQPKILAVQNHQPGQQIQQTQNRGPLINPQGPITQYPECRLNGVERSSPYVRSQNYSGASALSSISDSGTTKLDHLQLLIDQFQRAKLAYLPELHKWLKTMEGHFSQVQSVGECETLKKHILSVRQMIRFLSINENQLMQFDKQKLRHNMNTVIEYYNKVVKNGISFAMNQAHQLSSLLRMASNPVHMNQPLISSSTINPGFSSGPIISTKQMDMKSNTITNLVTHGSANYDNHLNMRNDRQIQSPQTQQSVSQLEKRKHPVDSASVPNICNTPSKLPGMGKSSTNATIRTSKKPCSKPRGKSSGNSLESWLNLATFRSKQSSIPTKPSQSSTPSTPMTPSSGNNGEIETVKEASNPQEHLILEDLVPTVGAPEILSGSPMLYDSTGLEPNQQHPEKQPIDRLLDVVKLASKETLASAVNDMNSAIIEMDKLPDIAYLDPSNALTIDVDLAKFVENMHYDCMNDEDQQPFKRPKRDIESVSRDASFPPNNNSIVEQSSSLELNKNHIVMRPYQKFLDEIKDANQNLSGTVIEIMEELSNQSNGTIVRCTYSPNADNLRSMFTSQSMNLSVEFLVPFEYPTSPPKILDCKMPDFEIVIEMTEMAKSMFESQVRFIYFVRVGEMARLWDRCAQSVFLTYEKLFGAEIFSSENGGGDRAGPDT; the protein is encoded by the exons ATGAACGACAGTGCTGTTCCCATGGGAGTGGATCTTCCCTTTCGTCAAACTGGCTTGCATTT AATCAAGACTAGGCTGAAAGATGCACAGAAATTTAATGATCCTAAGCATCTTCAAACGCTTGATGAGTTAGCAAAAAAGTTTGAGCAGAAGGTTTTTGTAAAGGCGACAAGTCGG GATGAGTATATAAAGATAATCGAAAAAAAGCTCGCTCATATCACCAATATGCGTCCTGCATCACCTATTACAG GAAATCCGCTGGAAAGAAATGTGATTCCGAGGCCTATTATCCAGTCCAGTTCTGCTCAACAGAACTTTAATCAAAACCCGAACCTTGTCTCAAGCAAATACCAGCCATCTCGGATGCAAATTCCTGCAATGCAACAACCAAAAATTTTGGCTGTGCAGAATCATCAGCCGGGACAGCAGATTCAACAAACTCAAAACAGAGGTCCTCTTATCAATCCACAAGGACCTATAACTCAGTATCCCGAATGTAGGTTAAACGGGGTTGAAAGGTCGAGTCCTTATGTTCGCTCTCAGAATTATTCTGGTGCATCAG CATTGTCATCGATTTCTGATTCCGGAACTACAAAACTGGATCATCTTCAGCTTCTCATTGATCAG TTTCAACGTGCCAAACTCGCATACTTGCCTGAACTTCACAAATGGTTAAAGACTATGGAAGGCCATTTTTCTCAG GTTCAAAGTGTCGGTGAGTGTGAAACCTTAAAGAAACACATTCTTTCAGTCCGACAAATGATCAGATTTCTGAGCATTAACGAAAATCAATTGATGCAATTTGACAAGCAGAAACTACGCCATAACATGAATACTGTTATTGAGTACTATAATAAAGTGGTTAAAAATGGTATTAGTTTTGCTATGAACCAAGCACACCAGTTGTCTTCACTTCTGAGGATGGCCTCTAATCCAGTACATATGAACCAACCCCTGATTTCTTCATCGACAATTAATCCTGGGTTTTCAAGTGGCCCTATAATTTCCACTAAACAAATGGATATGAAGAGTAATACAATAACAAACTTGGTTACACATGGATCTGCAAATTATGACAAT CATCTTAATATGAGGAACGATCGACAAATCCAATCTCCACAAACTCAGCAGTCAGTTAGTCAACTAGAAAAGAGAAAGCATCCAGTTGACTCAGCTTCAGTGCCAAATATCTGTAATACACCTTCCAAACTCCCAGGTATGGGCAAGTCATCCACTAATGCCACCATTAGGACATCTAAGAAGCCATGCTCTAAGCCGAGGGGAAAATCGTCAGGAAATTCTCTTGAATCATGGCTTAACTTGGCTACCTTTCGCTCAAAACAGTCCTCTATTCCCACTAAACCCTCTCAGAGCTCTACACCTTCAACCCCTATGACACCGTCTTCTGGAAACAATGGCGAAATTGAGACTGTTAAGGAAGCAAGTAACCCTCAAGAACATCTTATTTTAGAAGACTTGGTCCCAACTGTCGGAGCACCAGAGATTTTGTCGGGTTCGCCAATGCTATACGACAGCACTGGCCTAGAACCCAACCAGCAACATCCTGAAAAGCAGCCTATTGACCGCTTATTGGACGTG GTTAAGTTGGCTAGTAAGGAAACTTTAGCCAGTGCTGTGAATGATATGAATTCAGCTATCATTGAGATGGATAAATTGCCTGATATTGCATATCTAGATCCCAGTAATGCGCTAACTATTGACGTTGACTTGGCAAAATTTGTAGAAAATATGCATTATGATTGCATGAATGATGAAGATCAACAACCATTTAAAAGACCTAAGCGTGACATAGAATCCGTGAGCAGGGATGCATCATTTCCTCCTAATAACAATTCTATTGTGGAACAGTCTTCTAGTTTGGAG CTAAACAAAAATCATATCGTCATGCGGCCTTACCAAAAGTTTTTGGATGAAATAAAGGATGCGAATCAGAATCTATCTGGAACTGTGATAGAAATCATGGAGGAATTGAGTAATCAGAGTAACGGGACCATAGTCAGGTGTACCTATAGCCCGAATGCAGATAATTTAAGATCAATGTTTACTTCCCAA TCGATGAATCTCTCAGTTGAGTTTCTGGTTCCTTTCGAATATCCCACCTCGCCTCCCAAGATCTTAGATTGCAAGATGCCTGATTT TGAAATCGTCATAGAAATGACAGAGATGGCAAAATCAATGTTCGAGAGCCAAGTTCGATTTATTTATTTCGTAAGAGTGGGAGAGATGGCACGATTGTGGGATCGTTGTGCTCAATCAGTGTTCCTCACCTATGAAAAGCTCTTTGGAGCGGAAATTTTCAGCTCCGAAAATGGTGGTGGTGACCGTGCCGGACCTGACACATGA